A single genomic interval of Fusobacterium sp. SYSU M8D902 harbors:
- the rplS gene encoding 50S ribosomal protein L19, with product MKEKLIQLVEQSYLRNDIPEFKAGDTIAVYYKVVEGNKERVQLFEGVVIRVNGGGIAKTFTIRKVTAGIGVERIIPVNSPMIDKIQVLKIGRVRRSKLYYLRGLSGKKARIKEIRK from the coding sequence ATGAAAGAAAAATTAATTCAATTAGTAGAGCAAAGCTACTTAAGAAACGACATTCCTGAATTCAAAGCTGGAGATACTATTGCAGTATACTACAAAGTTGTAGAAGGAAACAAAGAAAGAGTTCAATTATTCGAAGGAGTAGTTATTAGAGTTAATGGTGGAGGAATTGCAAAAACTTTCACAATAAGAAAAGTAACTGCTGGAATAGGAGTAGAAAGAATTATTCCTGTAAACTCACCTATGATCGACAAGATCCAAGTGTTAAAAATCGGTAGAGTAAGAAGATCTAAACTTTACTACTTAAGAGGACTTTCTGGTAAAAAAGCTAGAATTAAAGAAATCAGAAAATAG
- a CDS encoding Sapep family Mn(2+)-dependent dipeptidase: protein MEKIYCEKLEENFIEFLGNLDRLISIPSYYQEDKSIYPFGENIQKVLEEMLSICKELGFKTYIDPEGYYGYAEVGEGDKLVGVLGHLDVVPPGNLEKWDNPPFSPVIKDGKYYGRGSQDDKGPTLAAIYALKTLLDSGLKLNYRVRFIFGTDEENLWRDMPKYIEKEEMPTIGFTPDSKFPLIYSEKGLLQCKLVGKNESGMVFKGGDAFNSVPSNMIVPKDEELKRVLTELNYEFEEKENDIEIIGKSVHAQVAETGINAINRYMHALTLLGKESKSGKFISENLIGFDFAEPIFGLIKDEHSGELKFNVGKIEFTENEEILGIDMRIPVTYDKEEIVKTLSEKAKEYGFEYRQHDYLKSIYVPLDSELITTLMSAYQEVTGDMDSQPVASGGATYARAMENCVAFGCVLPGRPKTEHQPNEYIVLDDMKQAMKIYMKAFEKFNR from the coding sequence ATGGAAAAAATTTATTGTGAAAAATTAGAAGAGAATTTTATAGAGTTTCTAGGAAACCTAGATAGATTAATATCTATTCCCAGTTATTATCAAGAGGATAAGAGCATATATCCTTTTGGAGAAAATATTCAAAAAGTTTTAGAGGAGATGTTGAGCATCTGTAAGGAGTTAGGATTTAAAACTTATATTGATCCAGAGGGGTATTATGGTTATGCTGAAGTAGGTGAAGGAGATAAATTAGTGGGAGTTTTAGGACATCTAGATGTTGTACCACCTGGAAATTTAGAAAAATGGGATAATCCACCATTTTCACCTGTTATAAAAGATGGTAAGTATTATGGAAGAGGATCACAAGATGATAAGGGACCTACATTAGCTGCAATTTATGCACTTAAAACTCTTTTAGATTCAGGACTAAAATTAAATTATAGAGTTAGATTTATCTTTGGAACAGATGAAGAGAATCTATGGAGAGATATGCCTAAATACATTGAAAAAGAGGAGATGCCTACAATAGGATTTACTCCAGACTCAAAATTTCCTTTAATATACTCAGAAAAAGGGTTATTACAATGTAAACTTGTAGGAAAAAATGAGAGTGGAATGGTATTTAAAGGTGGAGATGCCTTTAACTCTGTACCTTCAAACATGATTGTTCCAAAAGATGAGGAGTTAAAAAGAGTTTTAACAGAATTAAATTATGAATTTGAAGAGAAAGAGAATGATATTGAGATAATTGGAAAGAGTGTACATGCCCAAGTTGCAGAAACAGGAATAAATGCAATAAACAGATATATGCATGCCCTAACTCTATTAGGAAAAGAGAGTAAATCAGGTAAATTTATCTCTGAAAATCTAATAGGATTTGATTTTGCAGAGCCTATTTTTGGTTTAATAAAAGATGAACATTCTGGAGAGTTAAAATTTAATGTTGGAAAGATAGAGTTTACTGAAAATGAAGAGATTCTAGGAATAGATATGAGAATACCAGTTACTTACGATAAGGAAGAGATAGTAAAGACACTTTCTGAAAAAGCAAAAGAGTATGGTTTTGAGTATAGACAGCATGATTACTTAAAATCTATATACGTTCCTCTAGATTCAGAGTTGATAACAACTTTAATGAGTGCTTATCAAGAAGTAACAGGAGATATGGATTCTCAACCTGTAGCAAGTGGAGGAGCTACTTATGCAAGAGCTATGGAGAATTGTGTGGCTTTTGGTTGTGTTTTACCTGGTCGTCCAAAGACTGAGCATCAACCTAATGAGTATATTGTTTTAGATGATATGAAACAGGCTATGAAAATTTATATGAAAGCTTTTGAAAAATTTAATAGATAG
- the lepB gene encoding signal peptidase I: MEKSKLIINGIFYLIVTIIFIILFIKEKQIGSFIKKHRDEFSDRLIRKMNLENKSLGKFIKKAIGFTESIGTALILVVIIQKIYLGNFLVPTGSMEPTIMPKDRLFGNMVVYNFRKPERNEIIVFKEPIQNKVLYTKRIMGLPGEKVAIKNNHLYVNDKAIDLREYSSLGQLGEDGYWIIPKKGDTIEVIPGANYGAYVWSKNGETVDVAEIQKQLVANPGAVASILPDLEFRVNGIKTGMVLDLIHNPDYVKKIFAGERVSVVADEDYYLALGDNTNGSYDSRMWGFVKESRIKGKAFVRFWPLNRISLLK, encoded by the coding sequence ATGGAAAAAAGCAAATTAATAATTAATGGAATTTTTTATCTGATTGTAACTATCATATTTATAATACTTTTTATTAAAGAAAAGCAGATTGGTTCTTTTATAAAAAAACATAGAGATGAATTTTCTGATAGATTGATAAGAAAGATGAATTTAGAAAATAAGAGCTTAGGAAAATTTATAAAAAAAGCAATAGGTTTTACTGAAAGTATTGGAACAGCTTTAATTTTAGTTGTTATAATCCAAAAAATATATTTAGGAAATTTTTTAGTGCCAACAGGTTCAATGGAACCTACAATAATGCCTAAAGATAGATTGTTTGGAAATATGGTAGTCTATAATTTTAGAAAGCCTGAAAGAAATGAGATAATTGTATTTAAAGAGCCAATTCAAAATAAGGTTTTATATACAAAAAGAATAATGGGATTACCTGGAGAAAAGGTAGCTATAAAAAATAATCACCTATATGTAAATGATAAGGCTATAGATTTGAGAGAGTACTCAAGCTTAGGGCAGTTAGGTGAAGATGGTTACTGGATAATTCCTAAAAAAGGTGATACAATTGAAGTTATACCAGGAGCTAATTATGGTGCTTATGTTTGGAGTAAAAATGGAGAAACTGTTGATGTAGCAGAGATTCAAAAACAACTTGTAGCTAATCCAGGAGCAGTAGCTAGTATATTACCGGATTTAGAGTTTAGAGTAAATGGGATAAAAACTGGTATGGTGTTAGATTTAATCCATAATCCAGATTATGTTAAAAAGATATTTGCTGGAGAGAGAGTAAGTGTAGTGGCAGACGAAGATTACTACTTAGCTTTAGGAGATAATACTAATGGAAGTTACGATTCAAGAATGTGGGGATTTGTAAAAGAGAGCAGAATAAAAGGAAAGGCATTTGTTAGATTTTGGCCTTTAAATAGAATCTCTTTATTAAAATAG
- the rimI gene encoding ribosomal protein S18-alanine N-acetyltransferase has product MRLEYEIDIESLTRLEKICFPTSAYTEEQLSEMVQDRERYSVIGVSSTENLVGYVIVFDNSESLEIMKIAVLPEFRKKGIGKILLDEIEKLKKDIFLEVRESNIVAREFYIKNSFKEIGKRKNYYKDNNEAAIIMSKENNKKLI; this is encoded by the coding sequence ATGAGATTAGAGTATGAGATAGATATAGAAAGCTTAACTAGATTAGAAAAAATATGTTTTCCAACAAGTGCTTATACAGAGGAACAGTTGTCAGAGATGGTTCAAGATAGAGAGAGGTACAGTGTAATCGGAGTATCTTCTACAGAAAATTTAGTTGGATATGTGATTGTCTTTGATAATAGCGAAAGTTTAGAGATAATGAAAATAGCAGTTTTACCTGAATTTAGAAAAAAAGGTATAGGGAAGATTTTGCTAGATGAGATTGAAAAACTAAAAAAAGATATTTTTTTAGAAGTTCGAGAGAGTAATATAGTAGCCAGAGAGTTTTATATAAAAAATAGTTTCAAAGAGATAGGTAAGAGAAAAAATTACTATAAGGATAACAATGAAGCAGCTATTATAATGTCAAAAGAAAATAATAAAAAACTAATATAA
- the purB gene encoding adenylosuccinate lyase, with protein METNIYSNPLAERYSSKEMLENFSPDKKFSTWRKLWIALAESEKELGLNITDEQIEEMKANIYNIDYELAAKKEAEFRHDVMAHVHTFGTQAPKAMPIIHLGATSAFVGDNTDLIQIKDGLDIVKTKLVNVISEMSKFAMENRSLPTLGFTHFQAAQLTTVGKRATLWLQSLLLDLEELEFREKTLRFRGVKGTTGTQASFQELFNGDFEKVKELDRRITEKMGFDKRFLVTGQTYDRKVDSEIMNLLANIAQSAHKFTNDLRLLQHLKEIEEPFEKSQIGSSAMAYKRNPMRSERISSLAKFVIALQQSTAMTASTQWFERTLDDSANKRLSLPQAFLAVDAILIIWKNILDGLVVYPKMIEKRIMAELPFMSTEYIIMECVKNGGDRQELHERIRVHSMEAGKNVKVEGKDNDLIDRIINDKYFNLDKERLLEILDPKNFIGFAPEQTKEFIDIEVSPILEKYKDKLGMKAALRV; from the coding sequence ATGGAAACAAATATTTATTCAAACCCTTTAGCAGAGAGATATAGTTCAAAAGAGATGTTAGAAAATTTTTCACCAGATAAGAAATTTTCTACTTGGAGAAAATTATGGATAGCTTTAGCAGAATCAGAAAAAGAATTAGGTTTAAATATAACTGATGAGCAGATTGAAGAGATGAAAGCTAATATTTACAATATAGATTATGAGTTAGCAGCTAAAAAGGAAGCAGAGTTTAGACATGATGTTATGGCACACGTTCATACATTTGGAACACAAGCTCCAAAGGCAATGCCTATCATACACCTAGGAGCAACTAGTGCTTTCGTTGGAGATAATACAGATCTTATTCAAATAAAAGATGGATTAGATATTGTAAAGACAAAATTAGTAAATGTAATTTCAGAGATGTCTAAGTTTGCTATGGAGAATAGAAGTCTACCTACTTTAGGATTTACACATTTCCAAGCAGCACAATTAACAACTGTTGGAAAGAGAGCTACTCTATGGTTACAGAGTTTATTATTAGATTTAGAAGAGTTAGAGTTTAGAGAAAAAACTTTAAGATTTAGAGGAGTAAAGGGAACTACTGGAACACAAGCAAGTTTCCAAGAACTATTTAATGGAGATTTTGAAAAGGTAAAAGAGTTAGATAGAAGAATTACTGAGAAAATGGGATTTGATAAGAGATTTTTAGTAACAGGACAAACTTATGATAGAAAAGTTGATTCTGAAATTATGAACCTATTAGCTAACATAGCACAGTCAGCTCATAAATTTACAAATGATTTAAGACTTTTACAACATTTAAAAGAGATAGAGGAGCCTTTTGAGAAGAGTCAAATAGGATCTTCAGCAATGGCTTATAAAAGAAACCCAATGAGAAGTGAAAGAATCTCATCACTAGCTAAGTTTGTAATAGCATTACAACAAAGTACAGCTATGACAGCTTCAACTCAATGGTTTGAAAGAACTCTAGATGATTCAGCTAATAAAAGATTATCACTACCTCAAGCTTTCTTAGCAGTAGATGCAATCTTAATAATTTGGAAAAACATATTAGATGGATTAGTAGTTTATCCAAAAATGATAGAGAAGAGAATAATGGCGGAATTACCATTTATGTCAACTGAGTATATAATAATGGAGTGTGTAAAAAATGGTGGGGATAGACAAGAGCTTCACGAAAGAATAAGAGTACACTCTATGGAAGCAGGTAAAAATGTAAAAGTTGAAGGAAAGGACAACGATTTAATCGACAGAATAATAAATGATAAGTATTTCAACTTAGACAAAGAGAGATTATTAGAGATATTAGATCCTAAAAATTTCATTGGATTTGCTCCAGAACAAACAAAAGAGTTTATAGATATAGAAGTTAGTCCGATCTTAGAAAAATATAAAGACAAATTAGGAATGAAGGCAGCTTTAAGAGTTTAA
- a CDS encoding Gx transporter family protein: protein MKKDRRDMYLKALVLLALYLSIAENFIPKPFPWMKIGLSNIAVLIALEKFDSKFAMELVLLRIFIQGLMLGTIFTPGFIISLTAGSLTTIFMIGLYKFRDHLSLIAISSLSAFLHNLFQLIVVYFLMFRNVSLYSKSIMGFVWIFLLIGVVAGMITGFIGEKLNLRRSNTK from the coding sequence ATGAAAAAAGATAGAAGAGATATGTATTTGAAGGCTTTAGTACTACTGGCCTTGTATCTTTCTATTGCAGAAAACTTTATACCTAAGCCATTTCCTTGGATGAAAATAGGGCTATCAAACATTGCAGTTTTGATAGCCCTTGAAAAATTTGACTCTAAATTTGCTATGGAGTTAGTTCTTTTGAGAATATTCATACAGGGTTTGATGTTAGGAACCATATTTACACCTGGTTTTATAATAAGTTTAACTGCAGGAAGTTTGACAACTATATTTATGATAGGGTTATATAAGTTTAGAGATCATCTTTCACTAATAGCAATCAGCTCGCTATCAGCTTTTTTACACAATCTATTTCAACTGATAGTGGTGTATTTTTTAATGTTTAGAAATGTATCTCTATATTCAAAATCTATTATGGGTTTTGTGTGGATATTTTTGCTTATTGGTGTAGTGGCAGGAATGATAACTGGATTTATTGGTGAAAAACTAAATTTGAGAAGGAGTAATACAAAATGA
- the glmM gene encoding phosphoglucosamine mutase gives MRKYFGTDGIRGEANRELTVDIALRLGYALGYYLKRENPDKKKLKVILGCDTRVSGYMLRSALLAGLTSMGVNVDFVGVISTPAVAYLTKEKDADAGIMISASHNPAKDNGLKVFASNGYKLPDEVEMEIERLMDDPTILENPIAGDKVGQFKYAEDEYYSYRDHLLSSVSGDFTGIKVVVDTANGSAYRIAKDVFLALGAEVVLINDAPNGTNINVKCGSTHPEILAKVVIGYEADLGLAYDGDADRLIAVDRRGNIIDGDKIIATLAMGMKRKGELTGDRVVTTVMSNMGFESYLKENGIELLRANVGDRYVLEKMLQQSVAIGGEQSGHIILLQYATTGDGVLTSLKLVEALRDEKKYLDEMIKDIKDWPQKLVNVVVDNKKKNIWNQNKNIVDFIALKEKEMEGLGRVLVRTSGTEPLVRVMVEGKETAMVEKVVNEIADVVKKELA, from the coding sequence ATGAGAAAATATTTTGGAACTGATGGAATAAGAGGAGAAGCAAATAGAGAGTTAACTGTAGATATAGCTCTAAGATTGGGATATGCTTTAGGTTATTATTTAAAAAGAGAAAACCCAGATAAGAAAAAATTAAAGGTTATATTAGGTTGTGATACAAGAGTATCAGGTTATATGTTAAGATCAGCACTTTTAGCTGGATTGACTTCAATGGGAGTGAATGTTGACTTTGTAGGAGTTATCTCAACACCAGCAGTAGCTTATCTAACTAAGGAGAAGGATGCAGATGCAGGTATAATGATATCAGCTTCTCACAACCCAGCTAAGGACAATGGACTAAAAGTTTTTGCAAGCAATGGATACAAATTACCTGATGAAGTTGAGATGGAGATTGAGAGATTGATGGACGATCCAACTATCTTAGAAAATCCAATAGCTGGAGATAAGGTAGGACAGTTTAAATATGCTGAAGATGAGTATTATTCATATAGAGATCATCTACTTTCTTCTGTATCAGGAGATTTTACAGGAATAAAAGTTGTAGTAGATACTGCTAATGGTTCTGCTTATAGAATAGCAAAAGATGTATTTTTGGCTCTAGGAGCAGAGGTTGTATTGATAAATGATGCTCCAAATGGAACAAATATAAATGTAAAATGTGGATCAACTCATCCAGAGATTTTAGCTAAGGTAGTAATAGGTTATGAAGCAGATCTAGGATTAGCATATGATGGAGATGCAGATAGACTTATTGCAGTTGATAGAAGAGGAAATATAATTGACGGAGATAAGATAATAGCAACTCTTGCAATGGGAATGAAGAGAAAAGGTGAGTTAACAGGAGATAGAGTAGTAACTACAGTTATGAGTAATATGGGATTTGAAAGTTACTTAAAAGAGAATGGAATAGAGTTACTAAGAGCTAATGTTGGAGATAGATATGTTCTTGAGAAGATGTTACAACAGAGTGTAGCTATTGGTGGAGAGCAATCTGGACACATAATACTACTACAATATGCAACAACAGGAGATGGGGTTTTAACTTCTTTAAAATTGGTTGAAGCTTTAAGAGATGAGAAAAAATATTTAGATGAGATGATAAAAGATATAAAAGATTGGCCACAAAAATTGGTGAATGTTGTTGTAGATAATAAGAAAAAAAATATATGGAATCAAAATAAGAATATAGTGGATTTTATTGCATTAAAAGAGAAAGAGATGGAAGGATTAGGAAGAGTCCTAGTTAGAACATCTGGAACAGAGCCATTAGTAAGAGTAATGGTAGAGGGAAAAGAAACAGCTATGGTAGAGAAGGTTGTAAATGAGATAGCAGATGTTGTAAAAAAAGAATTAGCTTAG
- a CDS encoding class I SAM-dependent methyltransferase, with the protein MYKVFSKLYDKFMEFSDYGAWEKQVEELIEKGSPDGKRLLDIGCGTGELLLRMAKNYQCDGMDISEEMLKIAQKKLKHREVKLFLGDMVEFDTGYRYDIMVSLFDTVNHLVSLEELEEHFKSVENSLNSNGIYIFDVVDREFMETMFPGGVFVDNRKEITCIWEHEIEEGIDYIDATYFLKNSRGSWERLKESYAKKIFTHTEIEECAIKAGLKMITRVINDKIAGKRSVYLLKK; encoded by the coding sequence ATGTATAAAGTTTTCTCAAAATTATATGATAAATTTATGGAATTTTCAGATTATGGTGCTTGGGAAAAACAAGTTGAAGAGCTTATTGAAAAGGGAAGCCCAGATGGAAAAAGATTACTAGATATTGGTTGTGGAACTGGAGAACTTCTTTTGAGAATGGCTAAAAACTACCAGTGTGATGGTATGGATATCTCTGAAGAGATGTTGAAGATAGCACAGAAAAAACTGAAACATAGAGAGGTAAAATTATTTTTAGGTGACATGGTGGAGTTCGATACAGGATATAGATATGATATAATGGTTTCACTTTTTGATACTGTTAATCATCTAGTTTCACTAGAGGAGTTGGAGGAGCACTTTAAAAGTGTCGAAAATTCATTGAACTCAAATGGTATATATATATTTGATGTTGTGGACAGAGAATTTATGGAGACAATGTTTCCAGGTGGAGTATTTGTAGATAATAGAAAAGAGATAACTTGTATCTGGGAACATGAGATAGAAGAGGGTATTGATTATATTGATGCAACATACTTCTTAAAAAATTCTCGTGGTAGTTGGGAGAGACTTAAAGAGTCTTATGCCAAAAAGATATTTACTCATACAGAGATAGAGGAATGTGCTATTAAAGCTGGTTTGAAAATGATAACAAGAGTGATAAACGATAAGATAGCAGGAAAAAGATCTGTATATTTATTGAAAAAATAA
- a CDS encoding AtpZ/AtpI family protein, which yields MKYIKWMTKDTLYALSLLSYLGFLMVGNILLYIGIYKLIERFFIKSTILFIALIIVGVISGFYNVYMTIMRK from the coding sequence ATGAAATATATCAAATGGATGACAAAAGATACTCTATATGCGTTATCTTTATTAAGTTATTTAGGCTTTTTAATGGTAGGTAACATACTGTTGTATATAGGAATATATAAGTTAATAGAGAGGTTTTTTATTAAAAGTACAATTCTATTTATAGCTCTCATCATAGTTGGAGTTATAAGTGGATTCTATAATGTATATATGACAATAATGAGAAAATAA
- a CDS encoding ATP synthase subunit I: protein MDKVKILFKRTWITALAILVYGVIVGSKEVYLGMFSGAVVSILGLYLLCLDVKKIVATQQGSYKRGILGYLQRYLIYGIYLGVMGKFFGLSMIICSGLGLLNVKGNILLMALSDKVLKIRDKNLK from the coding sequence GTGGACAAGGTAAAAATTTTATTTAAAAGAACCTGGATTACAGCTTTAGCTATACTAGTCTATGGAGTTATAGTAGGGAGCAAAGAGGTATATTTAGGGATGTTCTCAGGAGCGGTAGTGTCTATTTTAGGACTTTATTTATTATGTTTAGATGTAAAAAAAATAGTTGCAACACAACAGGGATCATATAAAAGAGGTATATTGGGTTATTTACAGAGATACCTTATATATGGGATTTACTTGGGAGTGATGGGTAAATTTTTTGGCCTATCAATGATAATATGTTCGGGACTAGGGCTTCTCAATGTGAAAGGTAATATCTTATTGATGGCTCTTTCTGATAAAGTTTTAAAAATAAGGGATAAAAACCTAAAATAA
- the atpB gene encoding F0F1 ATP synthase subunit A: MNKLKTFIPIVIIAVIGGIVRKLSFIEFQVPPLVEGPKVVFFIPLPEFLQKMPFAMELANGGYGLPVTITVVTTWFLIFFMFMLFRIGTSKLEVIPGKLQLILESIYAFLDGVVEQMMGSWKKKYLSYIGPLFLFIFTSNIISFFPIPWFSLSDGHISFAPAFRTPTSDLNTTVGLALLTTFMFLKASIKSNGVLGYFKGFLAPIPIMLPLNIVGEFAKPVNISVRLFGNAFAGGVIMGLLYMGAPAVVPAALHLYFDLFSGLVQSFVFIMLSMVYIQGSLGDSEYTE, from the coding sequence ATGAACAAACTAAAAACATTTATTCCAATAGTCATAATAGCAGTAATTGGAGGAATAGTAAGAAAGCTTAGCTTTATAGAGTTTCAGGTACCCCCTTTGGTAGAAGGACCTAAGGTAGTTTTCTTTATACCATTACCAGAGTTTCTTCAGAAGATGCCTTTTGCAATGGAATTGGCAAATGGAGGGTATGGTTTACCAGTAACAATAACTGTAGTTACTACTTGGTTTTTAATATTTTTTATGTTTATGTTATTTAGAATTGGAACTAGTAAGCTAGAGGTAATTCCTGGAAAATTACAACTTATTTTAGAGAGCATCTATGCTTTCTTAGATGGAGTAGTAGAACAGATGATGGGTTCTTGGAAGAAAAAATATCTATCATATATAGGACCATTATTTCTATTTATATTTACATCAAATATAATAAGCTTTTTCCCAATTCCTTGGTTTTCTTTAAGTGATGGACATATTAGTTTTGCACCAGCTTTTAGAACACCGACTTCAGATTTGAATACTACAGTTGGACTAGCACTTTTAACAACATTTATGTTCTTAAAAGCAAGTATAAAATCTAATGGAGTTTTAGGATATTTTAAAGGTTTCTTAGCACCAATTCCAATAATGTTACCATTAAATATAGTTGGTGAATTTGCAAAACCAGTAAATATATCAGTCAGACTTTTCGGTAATGCCTTTGCAGGTGGAGTAATAATGGGTCTTCTATATATGGGAGCTCCAGCAGTAGTGCCAGCAGCATTACACTTATATTTTGATTTATTCTCAGGACTTGTACAAAGTTTTGTATTTATAATGTTAAGTATGGTATATATTCAAGGTTCTTTAGGGGATAGTGAATATACAGAATAA
- the atpE gene encoding ATP synthase F0 subunit C, whose amino-acid sequence MDQMLLAKTIVLAASAVGVGCAMIAGLGPGIGEGYAAGKAVESVARQPEAKGDIISTMILGQAVSESTGIYSLVVSLILMYANPFIGLLG is encoded by the coding sequence ATGGATCAAATGTTATTAGCAAAAACAATAGTATTAGCAGCATCAGCAGTAGGTGTAGGATGTGCAATGATAGCTGGATTAGGACCAGGAATTGGAGAAGGTTATGCAGCAGGTAAAGCTGTTGAATCAGTAGCAAGACAACCTGAAGCAAAAGGAGATATAATCTCTACAATGATCTTAGGACAAGCAGTATCTGAGTCAACAGGTATCTACTCACTAGTTGTATCACTAATATTAATGTATGCAAATCCTTTCATCGGATTATTAGGATAA
- the atpF gene encoding F0F1 ATP synthase subunit B gives MATTTMPVVSVDINMFWQIINFFILVFVFNKYFKKPLGKMLDSRKEKITSDLREADENKKAALKLQKESEDILRKAKIEANEILKTAEKKADERREDILSEAKTQREKILKTAEMEALKIKTDAKEMLQEEVKVLAVQLAEKLIEERINPKIESTLIDEFIEGVGEEK, from the coding sequence TTGGCGACAACAACAATGCCAGTAGTATCAGTAGATATAAATATGTTCTGGCAGATAATAAACTTTTTTATACTTGTTTTTGTATTTAACAAGTATTTCAAAAAACCTTTAGGTAAAATGTTAGACAGTAGAAAAGAAAAGATAACTAGCGATTTAAGAGAAGCTGATGAAAATAAAAAAGCAGCATTAAAACTTCAAAAAGAATCTGAAGATATTTTAAGAAAAGCTAAAATCGAAGCAAATGAGATATTAAAAACAGCTGAAAAGAAAGCTGATGAGAGAAGAGAAGATATATTGAGTGAGGCAAAAACTCAAAGAGAAAAAATATTAAAAACTGCAGAGATGGAAGCTCTTAAGATAAAAACAGATGCTAAAGAGATGTTACAAGAGGAAGTTAAAGTTCTTGCAGTTCAATTAGCAGAAAAGCTTATTGAAGAGAGAATAAATCCAAAAATCGAGTCTACCTTAATAGATGAGTTTATAGAAGGGGTAGGGGAAGAGAAATGA
- the atpH gene encoding ATP synthase F1 subunit delta — MIANQVGRRYAEAIYEIAVSTDKVKEIYEALNQMMELYKNDNDFKTFITHPLIELDEKKKVLKEMFKNSGETIQNIVFYILDKKRMENIRNITAEYLKIYYEKNKILDVEAIFAVEPTEAQKAKLIEKLEKKTGKKVKLVTKVDRAILGGGIIRIGDTVIDGSIRKELENIKKK; from the coding sequence ATGATAGCTAACCAAGTAGGAAGAAGATATGCTGAAGCTATTTATGAAATCGCAGTTTCTACTGATAAAGTAAAAGAGATATATGAAGCATTAAATCAGATGATGGAGCTTTATAAAAATGATAATGATTTTAAAACTTTTATAACTCACCCTCTAATAGAGTTGGATGAGAAAAAGAAAGTTTTAAAAGAGATGTTCAAAAATTCTGGAGAAACAATCCAAAATATAGTCTTTTATATTTTAGATAAAAAAAGAATGGAGAACATAAGAAATATAACAGCAGAATACTTAAAAATATACTATGAGAAAAATAAAATTCTTGATGTAGAAGCTATATTTGCTGTTGAGCCTACTGAAGCTCAAAAGGCTAAATTGATAGAAAAATTAGAAAAGAAAACTGGTAAAAAAGTTAAACTAGTTACTAAAGTGGATAGAGCTATTTTAGGAGGAGGTATCATAAGAATAGGTGATACTGTAATCGATGGATCTATACGTAAAGAATTAGAAAATATTAAAAAGAAATAA